The Peribacillus sp. FSL E2-0218 genome contains a region encoding:
- a CDS encoding PhzF family phenazine biosynthesis protein has product MNNQFYFINAFSKEKFKGNPAAIVFMNKNRSDAWMISLAEELNQPITTFIEPKGGNSYQLRWFTPAEEIDLCGHGTLGAAHILWSEGFTSSESAITFHTHAGILQSKLSNQQIILKFNVKESTETKLTEKLKRVIQFPIKDAAWAEDRYILELENQDMVHKAVPNLGAIKELDGPGVIITSIGSGKYDFVSRVFAPKIGINEDYVTGSAHCALASYWGNRLNKKEFMAYQDSKRGGELKLKIIGEKVELIGDCITLLQGELYN; this is encoded by the coding sequence ATGAACAACCAATTTTATTTCATTAATGCTTTTTCTAAAGAAAAATTCAAGGGGAACCCTGCCGCTATCGTTTTCATGAACAAGAATAGATCGGATGCGTGGATGATATCCTTGGCAGAAGAACTAAATCAGCCCATCACCACTTTCATCGAACCCAAAGGCGGTAATAGCTATCAGCTTAGATGGTTCACGCCGGCTGAAGAGATTGATTTGTGTGGCCACGGTACATTAGGAGCAGCTCATATTCTGTGGAGTGAGGGCTTTACTTCATCAGAGTCAGCCATTACTTTTCATACTCATGCAGGAATCCTGCAATCCAAGTTATCAAATCAACAAATAATCCTGAAGTTTAATGTGAAGGAATCCACTGAAACAAAGCTGACCGAGAAATTAAAACGAGTCATTCAGTTCCCTATAAAAGATGCTGCTTGGGCCGAAGATCGGTATATCTTAGAACTGGAAAATCAGGATATGGTTCATAAAGCGGTGCCTAATTTGGGGGCAATTAAAGAACTGGACGGTCCAGGGGTAATCATTACTAGTATTGGCTCAGGTAAGTATGACTTTGTATCAAGGGTGTTTGCTCCAAAGATAGGAATTAATGAAGATTACGTTACTGGATCTGCACACTGTGCGTTAGCCTCATATTGGGGCAATCGTTTAAACAAAAAGGAATTTATGGCATACCAGGATTCAAAGCGCGGCGGTGAACTAAAGCTAAAGATAATCGGAGAAAAAGTCGAGTTGATTGGGGACTGTATAACTTTACTGCAGGGAGAACTATATAATTAG